AGGCCCCCAGGGATTGCCTCGCTGAATAAAAACATAAGAACTTGCCGGCTATAGAAATCATAAATTACCGGCAGGTCCTGACAACCTTATTACTTCGTAATAAAAAACCTATAAAGGCAGAATTAAGTTACAGCCTTTATAGGTTTTTATATAAACAAAAGGGACTTATCAGCTTTTAGGCAGCTTTACAAGCTGCATTTCTGTATCTTTTATAGGATTATATATTTTTACTATTATGTTTCCAGACATATCTATATATATTTTAAAATCCGCATCCGGAACATTTATGCTTTTAACCTCAGGTGTAAAATTCAAATACTCTTTTATTGAATTCATGTTGATTGCCGAAGGTTGAGTGCTCGAAGATTTATTGATGATTCTTTTATCATCAATGGCATCGCTTACGGCATGAGCAATTAAGAGTCCTGTCAGCTCGTCAGATTTTAATAATGCCTCTTCTTTATTGGCAGACATTTTAGGATAAATCATGAGAGCAAACAATGCTATCATTGAGAGACAAAGGGCGATTTCCAGTATAGTATATGCCTTAAGTTTTCTGTATATATTAAATTTCATCATTTTCTTCTACCCCATATATTTATACATATCCATCATGGGAAGAAGAATGGATACTATTATGAAACCTACAATCACCGAAAGGAATACTATTATTATGGGTTCAACCAATGTTGAAAGTCTTGATATCATTTCATCTGCTTCATCATCATAAAAATCCGATGCCTTTGAAAGCATCATGTCCAATGTTCCTGTTTCTTCTCCTATTCTTACCATTTCAAGCAGCATGGATGGAAAGACTTTTATGGAGGATATAGTATCTAGAAGGCCGGCTCCATTCTTTAATTCATCCTTGCATTTTAATATGCCTTCTTCAACAACGGCATTGGAAATAGTTTTTTCAACTGCATCCATTGCCTTCAAAAGGGGGATGCCGCTCTCTAAAAGCATAGACAAAGTTTTGGAAAATCTTGAGGCTACCCTTTCCTTGTTTATGTCACCAATCAAAGGCAGCTTAAGGAGAAAATGATGATATTTATATCGTCCCTTCGGAGTCTTTATATACTTAATTGATAAGTATATAGCCAAGAAAGAAGCAGATAGAAAAAAATACCAGTAATTCTTAAGCTGATGGTTTAAACCTATAATGATTTTTGTCGGCAGAGGAAGCTCTGCATTAAAGCTTTTAAACGTCTCGGCAAACATCGGAAGCACGCCGAAGTTTAAAAATACAATTACGGCAATTGCTGCGCACATGACAACCATAGGGTATACAAGAGCTGATATAATTTTGTTTTTAAGGGCATTTTCCTTATCATAATAAATAGCCATTCTTTTAAATGCTTCATCCAATCTGCCGGAAACTTCTCCTGCTTCAATGACATTTACTAATAAATCCGGAAACACTTTAAACTGCCCCATTGATTGTGACAGTGCTTTACCCTTTTGAACCTCTTCGTAAACCTTTGTCAAAACTTGCCTAAAAACTTTATTGTCTATTTGCTGCCTTAAAATATCAAGGCCTTTAACTATGGTTATGCCTGAAGCA
The Oxobacter pfennigii DNA segment above includes these coding regions:
- a CDS encoding type II secretion system F family protein, giving the protein MPEFIYKAKSRHGKVLKGTMDLADRALVIKSLKEKGYFPFEIAEAYPKRYINHHLLNRVSLKDISVFCRQFSAIAASGITIVKGLDILRQQIDNKVFRQVLTKVYEEVQKGKALSQSMGQFKVFPDLLVNVIEAGEVSGRLDEAFKRMAIYYDKENALKNKIISALVYPMVVMCAAIAVIVFLNFGVLPMFAETFKSFNAELPLPTKIIIGLNHQLKNYWYFFLSASFLAIYLSIKYIKTPKGRYKYHHFLLKLPLIGDINKERVASRFSKTLSMLLESGIPLLKAMDAVEKTISNAVVEEGILKCKDELKNGAGLLDTISSIKVFPSMLLEMVRIGEETGTLDMMLSKASDFYDDEADEMISRLSTLVEPIIIVFLSVIVGFIIVSILLPMMDMYKYMG